A stretch of Tigriopus californicus strain San Diego chromosome 11, Tcal_SD_v2.1, whole genome shotgun sequence DNA encodes these proteins:
- the LOC131889958 gene encoding outer dynein arm-docking complex subunit 2-like isoform X2, with amino-acid sequence MPQFDGGSGNSRVGAKNSTASLYRDRANSISSRSIVSQHSRTSNKIKILRAGSPNSEDDASTGDSTSDDENYSDMKTLTAQGEIPQDFWQIQKLIRYLKIGNQTATVIALCVLNDFDLTKEYAQLAIMDAGGLEVLSNLLETDEMKCKVGALRILRRITVHPAIRKKTTLMGGIDLLIKILSDPDPKLQLLAAETMANLAKFRNARTIVRKNEGIPKLIDILDIDLAKLPNDIEHLDDHSIPIVLQVARGSAFALWSLSKSKRNKLCIKKAGGLPLLARLVKLRQTSILIPVIGTLQECASEKSYCLAMQSEGMIEDLVRNLSNPNPKLKMLCASAIFRLAEEKESRQLVRAHGGLEPLVILIDETANHENRELMAAVSGAIWKCAFSAENVTKFQDLGLVEVLIRILKDNCDALDDLQFNPQKISVLTNVVGALAECAKNEQNVNVIKDEAGLEPLIKLINTTHPDLLVNVSLALGRCAEDKNTLINIHELDGVRLIWSLLKNTSDRVQASAAWALSPCIRNAPNSGDMVRSFVGGLELICGLLESRDIQVLSAVCYAIANIAKDKENLAVITDHGVIEKLSRLANTDSDLLRAKLAQAIGNCCDWAGNRALFGQSGAVAPLVSYLTTTDLEVHRSTSVALYQLSKDPWNCVTMHQNGVVPHLLRLIGSQDEDVQEASADCLQNIRKLALACEKFRYQHLKT; translated from the exons GATCCTACGAGCGGGTTCACCGAACTCGGAGGATGACGCCTCCACCGGGGATTCGACCTCAGATGATGAGAACTACTCGGATATGAAGACACTCACGGCGCAAGGGGAAATCCCTCAAGACTTCTGGCAG ATCCAAAAACTCATCCGGTACTTGAAGATTGGCAACCAGACCGCTACCGTCATCGCTCTTTGTGTCCTCAATGACTTTGATCTGACTAAGGAATATGCTCAATTGGCCATAATGGACGCAGGTGGACTGGAGGTCCTGTCGAACTTGTTAGAAACCGACGAAATGAAGTGCAAAGTCGGAGCTCTAAGGATTCTTCGCCGAATCACAGTACATCCTGCTATCCGGAAGAAGACCACTCTCATGGGAGGCATCGACCTTTTGATCAAGATCTTGTCTGACCCGGACCCGAAACTTCAACTTTTGGCCGCCGAAACTATGGCCAATTTAGCCAAGTTTCGGAATGCACGCACCATCGTGCGCAAAAATGAAGGCATTCCGAAACTGATCGACATTTTGGACATTGATCTGGCCAAG TTGCCGAATGATATTGAGCATTTGGACGACCATTCCATTCCGATTGTATTGCAAGTAGCACGGGGTAGCGCCTTTGCTCTGTGGTCCCTCTCTAAATCTAAACGGAACAAACTATGCATAAAAAAGGCCGGGGGTCTTCCGCTTCTGGCCAGATTGGTCAAGCTCCGCCAAACGTCCATCCTCATTCCAGTCATAGGCACCCTTCAA GAATGTGCCTCTGAGAAGTCATATTGTTTGGCCATGCAGTCGGAGGGAATGATCGAAGATCTGGTTCGGAACCTGTCCAATCCCAATCCTAAATTAAAGATGCTCTGTGCTAGTGCCATCTTTCGGTTGgctgaggagaaggagagtCGCCAATTGGTGAGAGCTCATGGTGGATTGGAACCTTTAGTGATCCTGATCGACGAGACCGCCAATCATGAGAATAGG GAGCTAATGGCTGCCGTCAGTGGAGCCATTTGGAAATGTGCCTTTTCCGCCGAAAATGTGACCAAGTTCCAAGATCTCGGTTTGGTGGAAGTGCTCATCAGGATCCTCAAAGACAACTGCGATGCTTTGGATGATCTGCAGTTCAATCCACAGAAAATAAGCGTGCTCACCAATGTTGTTGGTGCTTTGGCCGAATGTGcgaaaaatgagcaaaatgtCAACGTTATCAAAGACGAGGCGGGCTTGGAGCCCCTCATCAAGCTCATAAACACCACTCATCCGGATCTGTTGGTAAATGTGAGCTTGGCTTTGGGGCGATGCGCTGAGGACAAGAATACCTTGATCAACATTCATGAATTGGACGGAGTTCGCTTGATTTGGTCCCTACTGAAAAACACATCGGATCGG GTTCAAGCCAGTGCTGCCTGGGCCTTGAGTCCGTGCATTCGTAATGCCCCCAATTCCGGGGACATGGTGAGGAGCTTCGTTGGGGGTCTCGAGCTCATTTGTGGTCTCCTCGAGTCAAGAGATATCCAAGTCTTGTCAGCCGTTTGTTATGCCATCGCTAATATTGCCAA GGACAAGGAGAATCTGGCGGTGATCACAGATCACGGAGTCATTGAGAAGTTGTCGCGCCTGGCCAACACTGATAGTGATCTCCTAAGAGCAAAATTGGCTCAAGCAATCGGGAATTGTTGCGATTGGGCGG GTAATCGGGCGTTGTTCGGTCAATCGGGGGCTGTGGCTCCTTTGGTGTCGTACCTTACCACAACAGACCTCGAGGTCCATCGTTCTACTTCCGTGGCTTTGTACCAGCTCAGTAAGGACCCTTGGAATTGCGTGACCATGCACCAAAACGGGGTGGTACCCCATCTCCTCCGACTTATTG GGTCCCAAGATGAAGACGTTCAAGAAGCCTCCGCGGATTGTTTACAAAACATTCGGAAACTGGCTTTGGCGTGTGAAAAATTTCGCTATCAACATTTAAAAACGTAA
- the LOC131889958 gene encoding outer dynein arm-docking complex subunit 2-like isoform X1: MPQFDGGSGNSRVGAKNSTASLYRDRANSISSRSIVSQHSRTSNKIKILRAGSPNSEDDASTGDSTSDDENYSDMKTLTAQGEIPQDFWQIQKLIRYLKIGNQTATVIALCVLNDFDLTKEYAQLAIMDAGGLEVLSNLLETDEMKCKVGALRILRRITVHPAIRKKTTLMGGIDLLIKILSDPDPKLQLLAAETMANLAKFRNARTIVRKNEGIPKLIDILDIDLAKLPNDIEHLDDHSIPIVLQVARGSAFALWSLSKSKRNKLCIKKAGGLPLLARLVKLRQTSILIPVIGTLQECASEKSYCLAMQSEGMIEDLVRNLSNPNPKLKMLCASAIFRLAEEKESRQLVRAHGGLEPLVILIDETANHENRPHSGHPSQWSRKVLPPSKPSIQDVIHKFDDHHNRELMAAVSGAIWKCAFSAENVTKFQDLGLVEVLIRILKDNCDALDDLQFNPQKISVLTNVVGALAECAKNEQNVNVIKDEAGLEPLIKLINTTHPDLLVNVSLALGRCAEDKNTLINIHELDGVRLIWSLLKNTSDRVQASAAWALSPCIRNAPNSGDMVRSFVGGLELICGLLESRDIQVLSAVCYAIANIAKDKENLAVITDHGVIEKLSRLANTDSDLLRAKLAQAIGNCCDWAGNRALFGQSGAVAPLVSYLTTTDLEVHRSTSVALYQLSKDPWNCVTMHQNGVVPHLLRLIGSQDEDVQEASADCLQNIRKLALACEKFRYQHLKT, translated from the exons GATCCTACGAGCGGGTTCACCGAACTCGGAGGATGACGCCTCCACCGGGGATTCGACCTCAGATGATGAGAACTACTCGGATATGAAGACACTCACGGCGCAAGGGGAAATCCCTCAAGACTTCTGGCAG ATCCAAAAACTCATCCGGTACTTGAAGATTGGCAACCAGACCGCTACCGTCATCGCTCTTTGTGTCCTCAATGACTTTGATCTGACTAAGGAATATGCTCAATTGGCCATAATGGACGCAGGTGGACTGGAGGTCCTGTCGAACTTGTTAGAAACCGACGAAATGAAGTGCAAAGTCGGAGCTCTAAGGATTCTTCGCCGAATCACAGTACATCCTGCTATCCGGAAGAAGACCACTCTCATGGGAGGCATCGACCTTTTGATCAAGATCTTGTCTGACCCGGACCCGAAACTTCAACTTTTGGCCGCCGAAACTATGGCCAATTTAGCCAAGTTTCGGAATGCACGCACCATCGTGCGCAAAAATGAAGGCATTCCGAAACTGATCGACATTTTGGACATTGATCTGGCCAAG TTGCCGAATGATATTGAGCATTTGGACGACCATTCCATTCCGATTGTATTGCAAGTAGCACGGGGTAGCGCCTTTGCTCTGTGGTCCCTCTCTAAATCTAAACGGAACAAACTATGCATAAAAAAGGCCGGGGGTCTTCCGCTTCTGGCCAGATTGGTCAAGCTCCGCCAAACGTCCATCCTCATTCCAGTCATAGGCACCCTTCAA GAATGTGCCTCTGAGAAGTCATATTGTTTGGCCATGCAGTCGGAGGGAATGATCGAAGATCTGGTTCGGAACCTGTCCAATCCCAATCCTAAATTAAAGATGCTCTGTGCTAGTGCCATCTTTCGGTTGgctgaggagaaggagagtCGCCAATTGGTGAGAGCTCATGGTGGATTGGAACCTTTAGTGATCCTGATCGACGAGACCGCCAATCATGAGAATAGG CCTCATAGTGGTCACCCAAGCCAATGGTCCAGGAAGGTCTTACCTCCATCCAAGCCCTCCATTCAGGATGTCATCCACAAATTTGACGACCACCACAATCGA GAGCTAATGGCTGCCGTCAGTGGAGCCATTTGGAAATGTGCCTTTTCCGCCGAAAATGTGACCAAGTTCCAAGATCTCGGTTTGGTGGAAGTGCTCATCAGGATCCTCAAAGACAACTGCGATGCTTTGGATGATCTGCAGTTCAATCCACAGAAAATAAGCGTGCTCACCAATGTTGTTGGTGCTTTGGCCGAATGTGcgaaaaatgagcaaaatgtCAACGTTATCAAAGACGAGGCGGGCTTGGAGCCCCTCATCAAGCTCATAAACACCACTCATCCGGATCTGTTGGTAAATGTGAGCTTGGCTTTGGGGCGATGCGCTGAGGACAAGAATACCTTGATCAACATTCATGAATTGGACGGAGTTCGCTTGATTTGGTCCCTACTGAAAAACACATCGGATCGG GTTCAAGCCAGTGCTGCCTGGGCCTTGAGTCCGTGCATTCGTAATGCCCCCAATTCCGGGGACATGGTGAGGAGCTTCGTTGGGGGTCTCGAGCTCATTTGTGGTCTCCTCGAGTCAAGAGATATCCAAGTCTTGTCAGCCGTTTGTTATGCCATCGCTAATATTGCCAA GGACAAGGAGAATCTGGCGGTGATCACAGATCACGGAGTCATTGAGAAGTTGTCGCGCCTGGCCAACACTGATAGTGATCTCCTAAGAGCAAAATTGGCTCAAGCAATCGGGAATTGTTGCGATTGGGCGG GTAATCGGGCGTTGTTCGGTCAATCGGGGGCTGTGGCTCCTTTGGTGTCGTACCTTACCACAACAGACCTCGAGGTCCATCGTTCTACTTCCGTGGCTTTGTACCAGCTCAGTAAGGACCCTTGGAATTGCGTGACCATGCACCAAAACGGGGTGGTACCCCATCTCCTCCGACTTATTG GGTCCCAAGATGAAGACGTTCAAGAAGCCTCCGCGGATTGTTTACAAAACATTCGGAAACTGGCTTTGGCGTGTGAAAAATTTCGCTATCAACATTTAAAAACGTAA